In a genomic window of Leucoraja erinacea ecotype New England chromosome 8, Leri_hhj_1, whole genome shotgun sequence:
- the ttll2 gene encoding probable tubulin polyglutamylase TTLL2 isoform X1 — MYDKTMTSRSEVVDLSRSLVFRMHEGTPEIIRDVLLERGWVEYDEDIQDEDDWNLYWRSGFSHSEYESIMPWQRLVHYPNIVGITRKDNLARNLKRMLGIYGPNTYNFSPLAFILPNDYTKFVAEYTKDKKANGGKLGYWICKPVDLSRGRGIFIFQDIKDLTYSSSVIVQKYITNPLLISGYKFDLRIYVCVTSFSPLTVYIYQEGLVRFGTEKYNLSTLDNVYAHLTNTSINRFGPSYTTDKERVGSGCKWTMSQFRAFLHSLNINEQLMWQRISNIVTMTLLTITPSIPSPPNCLEMFGFDILIDDNIKPWLLEVNYSPALIVECNADVLVKKGLLYDLIDLLNFKEIDTLRQRGYPRPWQYNTLSRSYPSFCITNSYKNLSSNTSKRRFKNSLKETWSSSMHNHSLLLCNKPWNQPALYYQSCTSEDQAMDSQKPEVENKSPRSNKAHCTTEESTRRLHGQTSGVSANNSDTKEGKKNCKVTRPLPKKTLTSQLRENLIKSNPLRARNRIDRIKFLEAQNAQSDQYFHKMGPRFPSVKLQKYDLATYPQYSISDYDQKPITRIGDFILTFPFNEVTLKASRDPLNIRVIMQELHKMLKRQVYWESKNPKRKNESYLESAYNRRESFDPLLWGPRNPPLLSECCFEN; from the exons AT GTATGATAAGACCATGACAAGTAGATCTGAAGTAGTAGACCTAAGTAGGTCATTGGTTTTTCGCATGCACGAAGGCACTCCTGAAATTATCCGTGATGTTCTTCTTGAGCGTGGATGGGTGGAATATGATGAAGACATTCAGGATGAGGATGACTGGAATCTGTATTGGCGATCTGGTTTTTCCCATTCAGAATATGAGAGCATCATGCCTTGGCAAAGACTGGTCCACTACCCAAACATCGTGGGCATTACTCGGAAGGACAACCTTGCTCGTAATTTGAAGCGTATGTTAGGGATTTATGGACCAAATACATATAACTTTAGCCCTTTAGCTTTCATCCTTCCCAACGATTATACCAAATTTGTTGCTGAATATACCAAGGATAAGAAAGCTAATGGTGGAAAGCTTGGATATTGGATCTGCAAGCCCGTTGATCTCTCCCGTGGCAGAGGAATATTTATATTTCAAGATATTAAAGATTTGACTTACAGCTCTTCTGTTATAGTGCAAAAGTACATAACCAATCCCCTTCTCATTTCCGGTTATAAGTTTGACTTGCGAATCTATGTATGTGTCACCAGTTTTTCCCCACTAacagtttacatttaccaagaagGTCTGGTGAGATTTGGGACAGAAAAGTATAATCTCTCGACTTTGGATAATGTGTATGCTCATTTAACAAATACTAGCATCAATAGATTTGGACCCTCCTATACAACAGATAAAGAACGTGTTGGTTCAGGATGTAAATGGACAATGAGCCAATTTCGTGCTTTTCTTCACAGTCTGAATATAAACGAACAACTCATGTGGCAAAGAATAAGTAATATTGTTACAATGACGCTGCTTACAATTACCCCGTCCATTCCATCCCCTCCTAACTGCCTTGAAATGTTTGGTTTTGATATCCTAATAGATGATAACATAAAGCCATGGCTGTTGGAAGTAAATTATAGCCCAGCATTAATAGTAGAGTGCAATGCTGATGTGTTGGTGAAGAAAGGACTATTATATGACCTAATTGATTTGCTGAACTTCAAAGAAATAGACACATTGCGTCAGCGAGGTTACCCAAGACCCTGGCAATATAATACGTTGTCTCGTAGCTACCCGTCCTTCTGCATAACTAACTCGTACAAAAATCTTTCTTCCAACACCTCCAAAAGAAGATTTAAGAACTCTTTGAAAGAAACTTGGTCTTCCAGTATGCACAACCATTCCCTGTTACTCTGCAACAAACCCTGGAATCAGCCTGCTCTGTACTACCAAAGTTGTACAAGCGAGGACCAGGCAATGGACTCTCAAAAGCCAGAAGTAGAAAACAAATCCCCACGCTCCAACAAAGCGCACTGCACCACTGAAGAATCTACCAGAAGATTACATGGTCAAACAAGTGGAGTATCTGCCAATAATTCAGATACCAAGGAAGGCAAAAAGAATTGCAAGGTCACTAGACCACTGCCAAAGAAGACTTTGACTTCACAGTTGAGAGAAAATTTAATCAAAAGCAACCCACTTCGGGCACGGAATCGCATCGACAGGATAAAGTTTCTGGAAGCACAGAATGCACAGTCTGATCAGTATTTTCATAAAATGGGTCCGCGGTTCCCGTCAGTGAAGTTGCAGAAGTATGACTTGGCAACTTACCCACAGTACAGCATCTCGGATTACGATCAGAAGCCCATAACCCGCATTGGTGACTTCATCCTGACCTTCCCATTTAACGAGGTGACGCTGAAGGCATCTCGGGACCCTTTAAACATAAGGGTGATAATGCAGGAGCTGCATAAAATGCTGAAGAGACAGGTATATTGGGAATCAAAGAATCCAAAAAGAAAAAATGAGTCCTATTTGGAGAGTGCTTATAACAGAAGAGAAAGTTTTGACCCACTGTTGTGGGGGCCACGTAATCCTCCATTGCTCAGTGAATGCTGCTTTGAAAACTAA
- the ttll2 gene encoding probable tubulin polyglutamylase TTLL2 isoform X2 codes for MTSRSEVVDLSRSLVFRMHEGTPEIIRDVLLERGWVEYDEDIQDEDDWNLYWRSGFSHSEYESIMPWQRLVHYPNIVGITRKDNLARNLKRMLGIYGPNTYNFSPLAFILPNDYTKFVAEYTKDKKANGGKLGYWICKPVDLSRGRGIFIFQDIKDLTYSSSVIVQKYITNPLLISGYKFDLRIYVCVTSFSPLTVYIYQEGLVRFGTEKYNLSTLDNVYAHLTNTSINRFGPSYTTDKERVGSGCKWTMSQFRAFLHSLNINEQLMWQRISNIVTMTLLTITPSIPSPPNCLEMFGFDILIDDNIKPWLLEVNYSPALIVECNADVLVKKGLLYDLIDLLNFKEIDTLRQRGYPRPWQYNTLSRSYPSFCITNSYKNLSSNTSKRRFKNSLKETWSSSMHNHSLLLCNKPWNQPALYYQSCTSEDQAMDSQKPEVENKSPRSNKAHCTTEESTRRLHGQTSGVSANNSDTKEGKKNCKVTRPLPKKTLTSQLRENLIKSNPLRARNRIDRIKFLEAQNAQSDQYFHKMGPRFPSVKLQKYDLATYPQYSISDYDQKPITRIGDFILTFPFNEVTLKASRDPLNIRVIMQELHKMLKRQVYWESKNPKRKNESYLESAYNRRESFDPLLWGPRNPPLLSECCFEN; via the coding sequence ATGACAAGTAGATCTGAAGTAGTAGACCTAAGTAGGTCATTGGTTTTTCGCATGCACGAAGGCACTCCTGAAATTATCCGTGATGTTCTTCTTGAGCGTGGATGGGTGGAATATGATGAAGACATTCAGGATGAGGATGACTGGAATCTGTATTGGCGATCTGGTTTTTCCCATTCAGAATATGAGAGCATCATGCCTTGGCAAAGACTGGTCCACTACCCAAACATCGTGGGCATTACTCGGAAGGACAACCTTGCTCGTAATTTGAAGCGTATGTTAGGGATTTATGGACCAAATACATATAACTTTAGCCCTTTAGCTTTCATCCTTCCCAACGATTATACCAAATTTGTTGCTGAATATACCAAGGATAAGAAAGCTAATGGTGGAAAGCTTGGATATTGGATCTGCAAGCCCGTTGATCTCTCCCGTGGCAGAGGAATATTTATATTTCAAGATATTAAAGATTTGACTTACAGCTCTTCTGTTATAGTGCAAAAGTACATAACCAATCCCCTTCTCATTTCCGGTTATAAGTTTGACTTGCGAATCTATGTATGTGTCACCAGTTTTTCCCCACTAacagtttacatttaccaagaagGTCTGGTGAGATTTGGGACAGAAAAGTATAATCTCTCGACTTTGGATAATGTGTATGCTCATTTAACAAATACTAGCATCAATAGATTTGGACCCTCCTATACAACAGATAAAGAACGTGTTGGTTCAGGATGTAAATGGACAATGAGCCAATTTCGTGCTTTTCTTCACAGTCTGAATATAAACGAACAACTCATGTGGCAAAGAATAAGTAATATTGTTACAATGACGCTGCTTACAATTACCCCGTCCATTCCATCCCCTCCTAACTGCCTTGAAATGTTTGGTTTTGATATCCTAATAGATGATAACATAAAGCCATGGCTGTTGGAAGTAAATTATAGCCCAGCATTAATAGTAGAGTGCAATGCTGATGTGTTGGTGAAGAAAGGACTATTATATGACCTAATTGATTTGCTGAACTTCAAAGAAATAGACACATTGCGTCAGCGAGGTTACCCAAGACCCTGGCAATATAATACGTTGTCTCGTAGCTACCCGTCCTTCTGCATAACTAACTCGTACAAAAATCTTTCTTCCAACACCTCCAAAAGAAGATTTAAGAACTCTTTGAAAGAAACTTGGTCTTCCAGTATGCACAACCATTCCCTGTTACTCTGCAACAAACCCTGGAATCAGCCTGCTCTGTACTACCAAAGTTGTACAAGCGAGGACCAGGCAATGGACTCTCAAAAGCCAGAAGTAGAAAACAAATCCCCACGCTCCAACAAAGCGCACTGCACCACTGAAGAATCTACCAGAAGATTACATGGTCAAACAAGTGGAGTATCTGCCAATAATTCAGATACCAAGGAAGGCAAAAAGAATTGCAAGGTCACTAGACCACTGCCAAAGAAGACTTTGACTTCACAGTTGAGAGAAAATTTAATCAAAAGCAACCCACTTCGGGCACGGAATCGCATCGACAGGATAAAGTTTCTGGAAGCACAGAATGCACAGTCTGATCAGTATTTTCATAAAATGGGTCCGCGGTTCCCGTCAGTGAAGTTGCAGAAGTATGACTTGGCAACTTACCCACAGTACAGCATCTCGGATTACGATCAGAAGCCCATAACCCGCATTGGTGACTTCATCCTGACCTTCCCATTTAACGAGGTGACGCTGAAGGCATCTCGGGACCCTTTAAACATAAGGGTGATAATGCAGGAGCTGCATAAAATGCTGAAGAGACAGGTATATTGGGAATCAAAGAATCCAAAAAGAAAAAATGAGTCCTATTTGGAGAGTGCTTATAACAGAAGAGAAAGTTTTGACCCACTGTTGTGGGGGCCACGTAATCCTCCATTGCTCAGTGAATGCTGCTTTGAAAACTAA